Proteins from one Pongo abelii isolate AG06213 chromosome 19, NHGRI_mPonAbe1-v2.0_pri, whole genome shotgun sequence genomic window:
- the KRT25 gene encoding keratin, type I cytoskeletal 25 yields the protein MSLRLSSASRRSCPRPTTGSLRLSGGGTSFGAGNSCGISGIGSGFSCAFGGSSSGGNTGGGNPCAGFTVNEGGLLSGNEKVTMQNLNDRLASYLDNVRALEEANADLEQKIKGWYEKFGPGSCRGLDHDYSRYFPIIDDLKNQIIASTTSNANAVLQIDNARLTADDFRLKYENELALHQSVEADVNGLRRVLDEITLCRTDLEIQYETLSEEMTYLKKNHKEEMQVLQCAAGGNVNVEMNAAPGVDLTVLLNNMRAEYEALAEQNRRDAEAWFNEKSASLQQQISEDVGATTSARNELTEMKRTLQTLEIELQSLLATKHSLECSLTETESNYCAQLAQIQAQIGALEEQLHQVRTETEGQKLEYEQLLDIKLHLEKEIETYCLLIGGDDGACKSGGYKSKDYGSGNVGSQVKDSAKAIVVKKVLEEVDQRSKILTTRLHSLEEKSQSN from the exons ATGTCTCTTCGACTTTCCAGTGCATCCAGGAGGTCCTGTCCTCGTCCCACCACAGGATCACTCAGACTCTCTGGTGGGGGAACCAGCTTTGGGGCTGGAAATTCTTGTGGCATTTCAGGGATTGGAAGTGGCTTCTCTTGTGCCTTCGGAGGCAGCTCATCGGGAGGAAACACAGGGGGAGGTAATCCCTGTGCTGGCTTCACTGTGAATGAAGGGGGGCTCCTTTCTGGCAATGAGAAGGTGACCATGCAGAACCTCAATGACCGCCTGGCATCCTACCTGGACAACGTGCGTGCTCTGGAGGAGGCCAACGCTGACCTGGAGCAGAAGATCAAGGGCTGGTATGAGAAATTTGGGCCTGGCTCTTGCCGTGGTCTTGATCATGATTATAGCAGATATTTCCCAATAATTGATGACCTTAAAAATCAG ATCATCGCATCCACCACCAGCAATGCTAATGCTGTTCTGCAGATCGATAATGCCAGGCTTACAGCTGATGATTTCAGACTCAA GTATGAAAATGAGCTGGCTCTTCACCAGAGTGTAGAGGCTGATGTCAATGGGTTACGAAGAGTTTTGGATGAAATAACCCTGTGCAGAACAGATCTGGAGATTCAGTACGAAACCCTGAGTGAGGAGATGACTTACCTCAAAAAGAACCATAAAGAG GAAATGCAAGTTCTGCAGTGCGCAGCTGGAGGCAACGTGAACGTGGAGATGAACGCAGCACCCGGGGTGGACCTCACAGTTCTGCTGAACAACATGCGAGCTGAGTACGAAGCCCTTGCAGAGCAGAACCGCAGGGACGCGGAGGCCTGGTTCAACGAGAAG AGCGCCTCCCTGCAGCAGCAGATCTCTGAGGATGTCGGAGCCACAACCTCAGCCCGGAATGAGCTGACTGAAATGAAGCGCACTCTTCAAACCCTGGAAATTGAACTTCAGTCTCTCTTAGCCACG AAACACTCCCTGGAGTGCTCCTTGACAGAGACCGAGAGCAACTACTGTGCGCAGCTAGCGCAGATCCAGGCTCAGATCGGGGCCCTGGAGGAGCAGCTGCACCAGGTCAGAACCGAGACCGAGGGCCAGAAGCTGGAGTATGAGCAGCTCCTGGACATCAAGCTCCAcctggaaaaagaaattgagacctACTGTCTCCTTATAGGAGGAGATGATGG AGCCTGTAAGTCTGGGGGTTACAAGTCTAAAGATTATGGATCTGGAAATGTGGGAAGTCAAGTCAAAG actCAGCCAAAGCCATAGTGGTTAAGAAAGTTCTTGAGGAGGTAGACCAACGCAGCAAAATACTTACCACCAGGCTCCACTCCCTGGAAGAGAAATCTCAAAGCAATTAA